A region of Pempheris klunzingeri isolate RE-2024b chromosome 15, fPemKlu1.hap1, whole genome shotgun sequence DNA encodes the following proteins:
- the cirbpa gene encoding cold inducible RNA binding protein a isoform X1 has translation MSDEGKLFIGGLSFETSEETLAAAFSKYGTIEKVDVIRDKETGKSRGFGFVKYDNAEDAKDAMDAMNGKTLDGRSIRVDAAGKSGRSRGGFGSGPRGGRFSGSRGRGGRGYSRGGGYNGDRGYGDRSYGDRSFGGGDRSFGSGGYRSGGYSSGYRDNRGQGGYGDRSGSYRDGYDGYAAHE, from the exons ATGTCGGACGAGGGTAAACTGTTCATCGGAGGTCTGAGCTTCGAGACCAGCGAGGAGACTCTGGCTGCGGCCTTCAGCAAATATGGAACCATCGAAAAAG tGGATGTGATCAGAGACAAAGAGACCGGAAAGTCTCGCGGTTTCGGCTTTGTGAAATACGATAATGCTGAAGATGCGAAGGATGCAATGGACGCCATGAACGGCAAG acccTGGATGGACGGTCTATTCGCGTGGATGCAGCTGGAAAGAGTGGACGCTCCAGAGGAGGTTTTGGATCTGGCCCAAGAGGTGGAAGATTCAGTGGATCTAGGGGGAGAGGTGGGAGAGGTTACTCCAGAG GTGGCGGATACAATGGTGACAGGGGATATGGGGATAGGAGTTATGGTGACAGATCCTTTGGCGGTGGAGATAGGAGCTTCGGCAGTGGCGGATACAGGAGTGGAGGATACTCAAGTGGCTACAGAGATAATAG GGGTCAGGGGGGATATGGTGACCGCTCTGGAAGCTACCGCGATGGATACGACGGCTATG CTGCACACGAGTAA
- the cirbpa gene encoding cold inducible RNA binding protein a isoform X2 — protein sequence MSDEGKLFIGGLSFETSEETLAAAFSKYGTIEKVDVIRDKETGKSRGFGFVKYDNAEDAKDAMDAMNGKTLDGRSIRVDAAGKSGRSRGGFGSGPRGGRFSGSRGRGGGYNGDRGYGDRSYGDRSFGGGDRSFGSGGYRSGGYSSGYRDNRGQGGYGDRSGSYRDGYDGYAAHE from the exons ATGTCGGACGAGGGTAAACTGTTCATCGGAGGTCTGAGCTTCGAGACCAGCGAGGAGACTCTGGCTGCGGCCTTCAGCAAATATGGAACCATCGAAAAAG tGGATGTGATCAGAGACAAAGAGACCGGAAAGTCTCGCGGTTTCGGCTTTGTGAAATACGATAATGCTGAAGATGCGAAGGATGCAATGGACGCCATGAACGGCAAG acccTGGATGGACGGTCTATTCGCGTGGATGCAGCTGGAAAGAGTGGACGCTCCAGAGGAGGTTTTGGATCTGGCCCAAGAGGTGGAAGATTCAGTGGATCTAGGGGGAGAG GTGGCGGATACAATGGTGACAGGGGATATGGGGATAGGAGTTATGGTGACAGATCCTTTGGCGGTGGAGATAGGAGCTTCGGCAGTGGCGGATACAGGAGTGGAGGATACTCAAGTGGCTACAGAGATAATAG GGGTCAGGGGGGATATGGTGACCGCTCTGGAAGCTACCGCGATGGATACGACGGCTATG CTGCACACGAGTAA
- the cirbpa gene encoding cold inducible RNA binding protein a isoform X3, giving the protein MSDEGKLFIGGLSFETSEETLAAAFSKYGTIEKVDVIRDKETGKSRGFGFVKYDNAEDAKDAMDAMNGKTLDGRSIRVDAAGKSGRSRGGFGSGPRGGGYNGDRGYGDRSYGDRSFGGGDRSFGSGGYRSGGYSSGYRDNRGQGGYGDRSGSYRDGYDGYAAHE; this is encoded by the exons ATGTCGGACGAGGGTAAACTGTTCATCGGAGGTCTGAGCTTCGAGACCAGCGAGGAGACTCTGGCTGCGGCCTTCAGCAAATATGGAACCATCGAAAAAG tGGATGTGATCAGAGACAAAGAGACCGGAAAGTCTCGCGGTTTCGGCTTTGTGAAATACGATAATGCTGAAGATGCGAAGGATGCAATGGACGCCATGAACGGCAAG acccTGGATGGACGGTCTATTCGCGTGGATGCAGCTGGAAAGAGTGGACGCTCCAGAGGAGGTTTTGGATCTGGCCCAAGAG GTGGCGGATACAATGGTGACAGGGGATATGGGGATAGGAGTTATGGTGACAGATCCTTTGGCGGTGGAGATAGGAGCTTCGGCAGTGGCGGATACAGGAGTGGAGGATACTCAAGTGGCTACAGAGATAATAG GGGTCAGGGGGGATATGGTGACCGCTCTGGAAGCTACCGCGATGGATACGACGGCTATG CTGCACACGAGTAA
- the ndufa13 gene encoding NADH dehydrogenase [ubiquinone] 1 alpha subcomplex subunit 13 produces the protein MAGSKVKQDMPPPGGYASFDYKRNLPKRGLSGYSMFGISIGIMVFGYWRLFKWNRERRRLQIEELEARIALLPLLQAEHDRRVLRMMRENLEEEAILMKDVPGWKVGEKVFHTDRWVTPLTEELLNLRPREEILQKRFGFLLYL, from the exons ATGGCGGGGTCCAAGGTGAAGCAGGACATGCCTCCTCCGGGAGGCTATGCTTCGTTTGATTATAAGAGAAATCTACCGAAACGAGGACTCTCGG GATATAGCATGTTCGGGATCAGCATCGGCATCATGGTGTTTGGTTACTGGAGGCTTTTTAAgtggaacagagagaggag ACGCTTGCAGATTGAGGAGTTGGAAGCCAGGATAGCTCTGTTGCCCCTTCTGCAGGCAGAGCACGACCGAAG GGTGTTGCGGATGATGAGGGAAAATTTAGAGGAGGAAGCGATTCTCATGAAGGACGTTCCAGGGTGGAAG GTTGGTGAGAAAGTCTTCCACACAGACCGCTGGGTCACCCCTCttacagaggagctgctcaACCTCCGGCCCCGCGAAGAGATTCTGCAAAAGCGTTTCGGCTTCTTGTTGTACTTGTGA